In Periophthalmus magnuspinnatus isolate fPerMag1 chromosome 9, fPerMag1.2.pri, whole genome shotgun sequence, the sequence catttcaaaaacaaaaccaataaTTTCTTAAAAcgtacacacaaacagacaggaGGTGTACCTGAGATCTGAATTGGCTTGGAttgtttttccttctctttGCGGTCATCATCGCGCCTGTCTTTCTGTCttacaggagagagggaggacgagCGATGGCGTCGAGGAGGGGTCCTGTAGAGGAGACAAGATGGCTGCATCACAAGTTATCAAAATCTGGGACTTGCTTTTGAAAGTGCAAAATGTGATGGAGGACAGCTTATGGTGTGAGTGATACTAATACTAATGTAACAATTAGCCAAAATACTATAAAAGCATATTGCTTTAGGTAGCCATTTTATCAGACAACACAGGACCAGGAACTACTAATCTCAAGTAATTGTCCTTTTCTCTAGAAGCATTTTGGAGATGGATCTGACATGTTGTGTGCAGTCAAAACTGTTTAGGCATTAAAGACGACAGTGCCTTTACCTGGATCTCCTCCGGTGTGGGGACCGGGAGCGGCTCCTCCTgcggtctctgtctctgtctctggagcggggtcctctctctgtcccgccgccttctgtctctgtcccgaGAGCTGGAGCGGGACCGTCTCCTCTCTAATgttcaacaattaaaaaaaaatacacacacactaataaTGCTCAACTGAAGTCTGTAGTAATATTACAAGCAAAATGTTACAGAatttgtttctctctgtttttgttcaCTTAAATTTTTAGAGAAAGAAATTACTACAATTTCACaattttcacatttcaaaagCATTAATTTATCCAATCTGATTCTTTACGTACTACTGGAGATAGTCATGGATCATATTATCTTGACTTTGTTTGGCTGAAACAAAGTATCTGTGCTCAAACAAGAGGCTTTCAGTGCAGTCATGACGAGGATAAACAAACTGTAAAGGAGCATTTTCTCACCTCGTCTCGGCGGGGTTCGGCTCCTACTCCTCCCCATGGTTCATAAAAGCGTAGTGACAATAGCTCAAACTGTCTTGAAAGATAGATTCTATTCAAAAAGCGGCTCGCAGGGTGCTTTCTTCGCGTTACTGACAGAAATTTCCACTGCTGTGTTTCATGGACGTACTTCTTCCTGTAAATCTACGTGAACTTCCAGTATGTGGTTTTCAGAGCAGCGCCTCCAACAGACCTGGAGACGAAGGACCATCACAAGCCACTGAGCTGCTCTTCCATATGTTAAATATCCAGTCACTGCTGCCCCCTATCGTGGCATTTTATAATATAGAAACTGTTTGAGCAAATAATATGCTTCTTGACGCCATacagaaataatacaattttgcaTGCAGGATCAATTTGAGTTGATAGATATTGATTGAACTTTTAAAAACTATCTCATCCATATTGTGAATTAATTTGACATGAACACCAACAGTAATTCTGGATAGAGGCCCTGTTTAATTTTGGCTTCTTTAAAAACATCTCCTGAAACATTTTATCTTCTgaaggcttttattctgcactcttctattttaatggtaattttatgatgatttatttgtagttatttatgttttgaatttgtgcgattttaatgtctttcttattctgtaaagcactttgattactttgtacaaataaacttacctagCTCCAG encodes:
- the snrnp27 gene encoding LOW QUALITY PROTEIN: U4/U6.U5 small nuclear ribonucleoprotein 27 kDa protein (The sequence of the model RefSeq protein was modified relative to this genomic sequence to represent the inferred CDS: deleted 1 base in 1 codon; substituted 1 base at 1 genomic stop codon) codes for the protein MGRSRSRTPPRRERRRSRSSSRDRDRRRRDRERTRSRDRDRDRRRSRSRSPHRRRSRTPPRRHRSSSLSPVRQKDRRDDDRKEKEKQSKPIQISAEDMEGKTEEEIEMMKLMGFGSFDSTKXDNYFTPQGKKKIDSSVNAYAVNVTMKRKYRQYMNRKGGFNRPLDFIA